In Ruania zhangjianzhongii, the following proteins share a genomic window:
- the tyrS gene encoding tyrosine--tRNA ligase, translating to MNEILDELRWRGLIAQSTDLAALEEALSSGPVTYYCGFDPTGPSLHHGHLVQLVLLRHLQQAGHRAIALVGGATGMIGDPRMSGERTMNTKDVVAEWTERLKAQVSRFLDFDGDNPALLVNNLDWTAPLSAIDFLREIGKHYRLGTMLAKDTVARRLASEDGISFTEFSYQILQGMDYLELYRRYGCTLQTGGNDQWGNLLSGVDLIHKVEGKSAHVLTTPLITKADGTKFGKTEGGAVWLAPDMMSPYAFYQFWLNAADADAIDWLKTFTFLSRVEIEELAEQTRAAPKARAAQRSLAREVTALVHGPDATDRVEAASAALFGSGDLQALDAATLTDAVAELPRGGITPGESTAVDALVATGLEKGRKAARRVIESGGAYLNNVKVADADAPIAAADLLAGNLALVRRGRKSLAVASAAADSAGEHTAPPA from the coding sequence GTGAACGAGATTCTCGACGAGTTGCGCTGGCGTGGACTGATTGCCCAGTCCACCGACCTAGCGGCCCTGGAGGAGGCACTCTCGAGCGGACCGGTCACCTACTACTGCGGGTTCGACCCGACCGGACCCAGCCTGCACCACGGCCACCTGGTGCAGCTCGTCCTGCTGCGTCACTTGCAGCAGGCCGGACACCGGGCGATCGCGCTGGTCGGCGGTGCCACTGGGATGATCGGTGACCCGCGGATGTCCGGTGAGCGCACGATGAACACCAAGGATGTGGTGGCCGAGTGGACCGAACGGTTGAAGGCGCAGGTCTCCCGGTTCCTCGACTTCGACGGGGACAACCCCGCGCTGCTGGTGAACAACCTGGACTGGACCGCACCGTTGTCCGCGATCGACTTCCTCCGGGAGATCGGCAAGCACTACCGGCTCGGCACCATGCTCGCCAAGGACACCGTCGCGCGGCGCCTGGCCAGCGAGGACGGAATCAGCTTCACCGAGTTCAGCTACCAGATCCTGCAGGGGATGGACTACCTGGAGCTTTACCGGCGGTACGGGTGCACTCTGCAGACCGGTGGCAACGACCAGTGGGGCAACCTGCTCTCCGGGGTGGACCTGATTCACAAGGTGGAGGGCAAGAGCGCGCACGTGCTCACCACCCCGCTGATCACCAAGGCCGACGGCACCAAGTTCGGAAAGACCGAAGGCGGGGCGGTCTGGCTAGCGCCGGACATGATGAGTCCCTACGCCTTCTACCAGTTCTGGCTGAACGCCGCGGATGCGGACGCGATCGACTGGTTGAAGACCTTCACCTTCCTCAGCCGAGTGGAGATCGAGGAACTGGCCGAACAGACCCGCGCCGCCCCCAAAGCACGTGCCGCCCAGCGCAGCCTCGCCCGAGAGGTCACCGCGCTGGTGCACGGGCCGGATGCGACCGATCGGGTCGAGGCCGCCTCCGCCGCGCTGTTCGGCAGCGGGGACCTGCAGGCGTTGGACGCGGCGACCCTCACCGACGCTGTGGCCGAGCTGCCACGCGGTGGCATCACGCCGGGGGAGTCGACGGCAGTGGACGCACTGGTGGCCACCGGGCTGGAGAAGGGCCGCAAGGCGGCTCGCCGCGTGATCGAGTCCGGTGGCGCGTACCTGAACAACGTGAAGGTCGCTGACGCCGATGCGCCGATCGCCGCGGCTGATCTGCTCGCCGGCAACCTGGCGCTGGTCCGCCGTGGCCGGAAATCGTTGGCGGTTGCCTCTGCCGCCGCCGACTCTGCCGGCGAGCACACCGCACCACCCGCGTGA
- a CDS encoding DNA-3-methyladenine glycosylase has product MTRVLDLTRPATEVAPLLLGAVLTCGEGADAVSVRLTEVEAYQGTSDPGSHAYRGASARTVTMFGPPGHLYIYRHLGLHHCMNLVCSPDGESSAVLLRSGEVMAGVETARRRRQAAGVCRTDVDLARGPARLTVALALTREDDGVAVGLSEPAPGRGLLLTGAGQVGAEQISTGPRVGVSGAGGEKRFPWRFWLTEDRHVSAYRPGQVRSRRR; this is encoded by the coding sequence ATGACTCGCGTGCTCGACCTGACCCGGCCAGCAACCGAGGTCGCTCCGCTGCTGCTCGGGGCCGTGCTCACCTGCGGCGAGGGTGCCGACGCGGTCAGCGTGCGACTGACCGAGGTGGAGGCCTATCAGGGCACATCGGACCCGGGATCGCACGCCTACCGCGGCGCCAGTGCCCGCACGGTCACGATGTTCGGCCCGCCTGGCCATCTCTACATCTACCGGCATCTGGGGCTGCACCACTGTATGAATCTCGTCTGTTCGCCCGACGGCGAGTCGTCAGCGGTGCTGCTGCGTTCCGGGGAGGTGATGGCTGGGGTGGAGACCGCCCGGCGGCGGCGTCAGGCCGCCGGGGTGTGCCGCACCGACGTCGATCTCGCCCGGGGGCCGGCGCGGCTCACTGTGGCGCTAGCTCTCACCCGGGAGGACGACGGCGTGGCCGTGGGATTGTCCGAGCCCGCCCCTGGGCGTGGGTTGCTGCTCACCGGCGCAGGCCAGGTCGGCGCCGAGCAGATCAGCACCGGACCGCGCGTCGGGGTCAGCGGTGCCGGTGGCGAGAAGCGCTTCCCGTGGCGGTTCTGGCTGACCGAGGACCGGCACGTGAGTGCCTACCGGCCGGGCCAGGTGCGCAGCCGCCGCCGGTAG
- a CDS encoding (d)CMP kinase, whose translation MIPTETLESITRLARARGPQCGTTTVIAVDGPAGSGKTTLAGALADAAGAQLVQMDDLYLGWSGLEGSADRLREEILAPLWLGRVGRYRRYDWHAEELAETHEVHPGGTLVVEGVGCVRAGTRGFFSVIVWVSADDAMRLARGLARDGVAAEGHWREWMREEREVFARVRTRDLAQVRVDGWGRITS comes from the coding sequence ATGATCCCGACCGAGACTCTCGAGTCGATCACCCGGCTGGCCCGGGCGCGCGGACCGCAGTGCGGGACCACCACAGTGATCGCTGTGGACGGGCCGGCCGGCTCGGGTAAGACCACTCTGGCCGGTGCGCTCGCCGACGCCGCGGGTGCCCAGCTGGTGCAGATGGACGACCTCTACCTGGGCTGGAGCGGGCTGGAAGGCTCCGCCGACCGGCTCCGGGAGGAGATCCTCGCCCCACTCTGGTTGGGCCGGGTGGGACGCTACCGCCGCTACGACTGGCACGCCGAAGAGCTCGCCGAGACCCACGAGGTGCACCCCGGCGGCACCCTCGTGGTGGAAGGTGTGGGCTGCGTGCGCGCCGGCACCCGCGGCTTCTTCTCGGTGATCGTTTGGGTGTCGGCCGACGACGCTATGCGCCTGGCCCGCGGCCTGGCCCGGGACGGTGTGGCCGCCGAGGGGCACTGGCGCGAGTGGATGCGCGAGGAACGGGAGGTCTTCGCCCGAGTCCGTACCCGCGATCTGGCGCAGGTGCGCGTGGACGGTTGGGGCAGGATCACCTCATGA
- the argH gene encoding argininosuccinate lyase → MAENPGASGSLWGGRFSGGPADALAALSKSTHFDWRLAGEDLAGSRAHARVLHHAELLTDTELAGMLQALDRLEADVRSGEFLAAADDEDVHSALERGLIERAGPELGGKLRAGRSRNDQIATLVRMYLRARAREIASGVLDVVDALTEQAGAHPDAPMPGRTHLQHAQPVLLAHHLLAHAWPLLRDVHRLRDWDARAARSPYGSGALAGSSLGLDPAAVAADLGFDAPVENSIDGTAARDVVAEFSFVTAMIGVDLSRLSEEVILWATKEFGFVTLDDAFSTGSSIMPQKKNPDVAELARGKAGRLIGDLTGLLATLKGLPLAYNRDLQEDKEPVFDAIDTLDLLLPAVAGMVATLTFHTDRMAELAPQGFALATDIAEWLVRQGVPFRRAHELAGACVRVCEEHGIELWDLTDAQLAGIDPALTPQVREVLTLTGSLSSRDAVGGTAPARVAEQLTVARRHVEIYRADLASA, encoded by the coding sequence ATGGCCGAGAACCCAGGCGCTTCCGGCTCGCTCTGGGGCGGGCGGTTCAGCGGCGGGCCGGCGGACGCGCTCGCCGCGCTGAGCAAGTCCACCCACTTCGACTGGCGGCTCGCCGGTGAGGACCTGGCCGGTTCTCGCGCGCACGCCCGCGTGCTGCACCATGCCGAGCTGCTCACCGACACCGAGCTGGCGGGCATGCTGCAGGCGCTCGACCGGCTCGAGGCGGACGTGCGCTCCGGGGAGTTCCTGGCCGCGGCCGACGACGAGGACGTGCACTCCGCGCTGGAGCGCGGCCTGATCGAACGCGCCGGGCCCGAGCTCGGTGGCAAGCTGCGCGCCGGACGCTCCCGGAACGACCAGATCGCCACCCTGGTGCGGATGTACCTGCGTGCCCGGGCCCGGGAGATCGCCTCCGGAGTCCTGGACGTGGTCGACGCGCTGACCGAGCAGGCCGGCGCACACCCGGATGCCCCGATGCCCGGCCGCACCCACCTGCAGCACGCCCAGCCGGTGCTGCTGGCCCACCACCTGCTGGCGCACGCCTGGCCGCTGTTGCGCGATGTGCACCGGCTGCGGGACTGGGATGCCCGCGCCGCCCGGTCGCCGTACGGGTCCGGTGCCCTGGCCGGGTCCTCGCTCGGGCTGGACCCTGCGGCGGTGGCCGCCGACCTCGGCTTCGACGCACCTGTGGAGAACTCCATCGACGGCACTGCCGCACGGGATGTGGTCGCCGAGTTCTCCTTCGTCACCGCGATGATCGGCGTGGACCTGTCCCGGCTGAGCGAAGAGGTGATCCTCTGGGCTACCAAGGAGTTCGGCTTCGTCACCCTCGACGACGCATTCTCCACCGGCTCCTCGATCATGCCGCAGAAGAAGAACCCGGACGTGGCCGAGCTGGCCCGCGGAAAGGCCGGCCGGCTGATCGGTGACCTCACTGGCCTGCTGGCCACCCTCAAGGGGCTGCCGCTGGCCTACAACCGGGACCTGCAGGAGGACAAGGAGCCGGTGTTCGACGCGATCGACACCCTGGACCTGCTGCTGCCGGCAGTGGCCGGGATGGTCGCCACCCTGACCTTCCACACCGACCGGATGGCCGAGCTCGCCCCGCAGGGCTTTGCCCTGGCCACCGACATCGCCGAGTGGTTGGTGCGCCAGGGGGTGCCGTTCCGGCGCGCCCACGAGCTTGCCGGCGCGTGCGTGCGCGTGTGCGAGGAACACGGGATCGAGCTCTGGGACCTGACCGACGCCCAACTGGCCGGTATCGATCCGGCACTCACCCCCCAGGTGCGCGAGGTACTCACCCTCACCGGTTCGCTCAGCTCGCGTGACGCCGTCGGCGGGACCGCCCCGGCCCGGGTGGCCGAACAGCTCACCGTGGCCCGCCGCCACGTGGAGATCTACCGCGCCGACCTGGCGAGTGCTTGA
- the argG gene encoding argininosuccinate synthase encodes MSKVLTELPVGERVGIAFSGGLDTSVAVAWMRHHGAVPCTYTADLGQYDEPEIDQVPGRALAYGAELSRAVDCKSALVEEGLAAVACGAFHIRSGGRYYFNTTPLGRAVTGTLLVRAMQADGVEIWGDGSTFKGNDIERFYRYGLLANPSLRIYKPWLDPAFVSELGGRSEMSEWLTEHNLPYRDSAEKAYSTDANIWGATHEAKTLEHLDVPLEVVDPIMGVKFWDPAVDIAPEDVTVRFEQGRPVAINGQRFTDAVALVHEANTIGGRHGLGMSDQIENRIIEAKSRGIYEAPGIALLFIAYERLVAAIHNEDTIANYHAEGRRLGRLLYEGRWLDPQALMIRESIQRWIASVVTGEVTLRLRRGEDYTILRTDGPAFSYHPDKLSMERTENAAFGPTDRIGQLTMRNLDIADSRARLEQYAEQPVDQGQVLVENGTLFGELPAGGAETISANPGAADDAETALEAAAMEEGTD; translated from the coding sequence GTGAGCAAGGTACTGACAGAACTGCCGGTCGGCGAGCGGGTAGGCATCGCCTTCTCCGGAGGTCTGGACACCTCGGTCGCCGTCGCGTGGATGCGCCACCACGGCGCCGTCCCGTGCACCTACACCGCCGACCTGGGCCAGTACGACGAGCCGGAGATCGACCAGGTCCCCGGCCGCGCCCTGGCCTACGGCGCCGAGCTCTCCCGTGCCGTGGACTGCAAGTCCGCGCTGGTCGAGGAAGGCCTCGCGGCAGTGGCCTGCGGCGCCTTCCACATCCGCAGTGGCGGGCGTTACTACTTCAACACCACACCGCTGGGACGGGCGGTGACCGGCACCCTCCTGGTGCGCGCCATGCAGGCCGACGGTGTGGAGATCTGGGGCGACGGCTCCACCTTCAAGGGCAACGACATCGAGCGATTCTACCGCTACGGGCTGCTCGCCAACCCGTCGCTGCGGATCTACAAGCCGTGGCTGGACCCGGCGTTCGTGTCCGAGCTGGGCGGGCGCTCCGAGATGAGTGAATGGCTCACCGAGCACAACCTGCCCTACCGGGACAGCGCCGAGAAGGCGTACTCCACCGACGCCAACATCTGGGGCGCGACCCACGAGGCGAAGACCCTGGAGCACCTGGACGTGCCGCTGGAGGTCGTCGACCCGATCATGGGTGTGAAGTTCTGGGACCCGGCCGTGGACATCGCCCCCGAGGACGTCACCGTGCGGTTCGAGCAGGGCCGCCCGGTGGCGATCAACGGCCAGCGATTCACCGACGCGGTCGCCCTGGTGCACGAGGCGAACACGATCGGTGGTCGGCACGGCCTCGGCATGTCCGACCAGATCGAGAACCGGATCATCGAGGCGAAGTCCCGCGGCATCTACGAGGCCCCCGGGATCGCGCTGCTGTTCATCGCCTACGAGCGCCTGGTGGCTGCGATCCACAACGAGGACACCATCGCCAACTACCACGCCGAGGGCCGTCGGCTGGGCCGGCTGCTCTACGAAGGCCGCTGGCTGGACCCGCAGGCGCTGATGATTCGGGAGTCGATCCAGCGGTGGATCGCCTCGGTGGTCACCGGCGAGGTGACCCTGCGGCTGCGCCGCGGCGAGGACTACACCATCCTGCGCACCGACGGCCCCGCGTTCTCCTACCACCCGGACAAGCTGTCCATGGAACGCACCGAGAACGCCGCCTTCGGCCCGACCGACCGGATCGGTCAGCTCACCATGCGCAACCTGGACATCGCCGATTCTCGCGCCCGGCTGGAACAGTACGCCGAGCAGCCGGTGGACCAGGGGCAGGTGCTGGTGGAGAACGGCACCCTGTTCGGTGAGCTGCCCGCGGGCGGCGCCGAGACGATCTCCGCCAACCCGGGTGCGGCCGACGACGCCGAGACCGCACTGGAGGCCGCAGCCATGGAGGAGGGGACGGACTGA
- a CDS encoding arginine repressor — MSIPATKAARHALIREVITARPVRSQADLQALLADRGATVTQATLSRDLDELRAHKVRSADGNQQYALPPEGPFGYADPGSREQLAARLARLCTELLVAAEYSGNLVVLRTPPGAAQFLASAIDHSVLPPVIGTIAGDDTVLVIAADPDGGAAVAGLFLDLASGRDTERDPTTPEENQ; from the coding sequence ATGAGCATCCCGGCCACCAAAGCTGCCCGGCACGCCCTCATCCGCGAGGTGATCACCGCCCGTCCGGTGCGTTCCCAGGCGGACCTGCAGGCGCTGCTCGCCGATCGGGGTGCGACGGTGACCCAGGCGACCCTGTCCCGGGACCTGGACGAGCTGCGCGCGCACAAGGTACGCAGCGCCGACGGAAACCAGCAGTACGCCCTGCCGCCGGAAGGACCGTTCGGGTACGCCGACCCCGGATCGCGGGAACAGCTCGCTGCCCGGCTGGCTCGGTTGTGCACCGAGCTGCTGGTGGCCGCCGAGTACTCCGGCAACCTCGTGGTCCTGCGCACCCCACCGGGCGCGGCACAATTCTTGGCATCGGCGATCGACCATTCCGTGCTCCCGCCGGTGATCGGCACGATCGCCGGGGACGACACTGTGCTGGTGATCGCCGCAGACCCTGATGGCGGAGCCGCTGTGGCCGGACTCTTCCTGGACCTGGCCTCCGGCCGCGACACTGAACGAGACCCCACCACCCCCGAGGAGAACCAGTGA
- the argF gene encoding ornithine carbamoyltransferase, which translates to MTTSNATARHFLADDDLSSEQQREVLQLAATLKADPFSATPLTGPQAVAVIFDKPTLRTQASFTAGIAHLGGYPMLVDGTLAQIGVRESIADTARVLGRMTSAIVWRTFAQESLAEMAAHAGVPVVNALTDDYHPCQILADLLTVAEHTGGFAPTGPALAGRTLAYVGDGANNMAHSYLLGGALAGMDVRIGAPDGYHPRPDILARAEQIATTTGARVSVQTDPRSAVAGAHVVATDTWVSMGQEEEKDERERPFRPYQLNDDLLRQAGTADTAAIALHCLPAYRGKEITDEVIEGPASKVWDEAENRLHAQKAILAYLLGER; encoded by the coding sequence GTGACGACCAGCAACGCCACCGCTCGCCACTTTCTCGCCGATGATGACCTCAGCAGCGAGCAACAGCGCGAGGTCCTCCAGCTGGCTGCCACGCTGAAGGCCGACCCGTTCTCTGCCACGCCGCTTACCGGACCGCAGGCGGTCGCGGTGATCTTCGACAAGCCGACGCTGCGCACCCAGGCGTCGTTCACCGCCGGGATCGCCCACCTGGGCGGCTACCCGATGCTGGTGGACGGCACGCTCGCCCAGATCGGGGTACGGGAGTCCATCGCGGACACTGCCCGGGTGCTCGGTCGGATGACCTCGGCGATCGTCTGGCGGACCTTCGCCCAGGAGTCCCTGGCGGAGATGGCCGCCCACGCGGGGGTACCGGTGGTGAACGCGCTCACCGACGACTACCACCCGTGCCAGATCCTTGCCGACCTGCTCACCGTGGCCGAGCACACCGGCGGCTTCGCACCGACCGGGCCGGCCCTGGCCGGACGCACCCTCGCCTACGTCGGTGACGGCGCGAACAACATGGCCCACTCCTACCTCCTCGGCGGGGCGCTCGCCGGCATGGACGTGCGCATCGGCGCCCCGGACGGCTACCACCCCCGCCCGGACATCCTCGCCCGCGCGGAGCAGATCGCCACCACCACCGGCGCACGCGTGAGCGTGCAGACCGACCCACGCTCCGCCGTCGCCGGCGCGCACGTGGTGGCCACCGACACCTGGGTGTCCATGGGCCAGGAGGAGGAGAAGGACGAGCGGGAGCGCCCCTTTCGTCCTTACCAGCTGAACGACGACCTGCTTCGTCAGGCCGGGACGGCCGACACCGCAGCGATCGCCCTGCACTGCCTGCCTGCCTACCGCGGCAAGGAGATCACCGACGAGGTGATCGAAGGCCCGGCCTCGAAGGTGTGGGACGAGGCGGAGAACCGGCTGCATGCGCAGAAGGCGATCCTGGCCTACCTCCTGGGCGAGCGATGA
- a CDS encoding acetylornithine transaminase: protein MSELISGVTQALSQDQWTQRYTGALLNTFGPPQRVLVRGEGCYVWDADGQRYLDLLAGIAVNSLGHAHPTLTGAISAQLGTLGHISNFFASPVQITLAERLTALATIGARPESARAFLTNSGTEAMEAAFKLARRHGGTERPRILALDGAFHGRSMGALALTAKPAYREPFEPLPGGVEHLPFGDLRALEEAFAAPGQVAALVLEPIQGEAGVRPLPAGYLAAARELTDAHGALLILDEVQTGMGRTGTWMAHHHPEIGGGIVPDAIAVAKGLGGGFPVGALITLTETATALLQPGQHGTTFGGNPMAAAAALATIHVIERDNLLEAVQRTGEHLRTTLAATGHPLVAGVRGAGLLIAVELSAPVAAAAAQAALRAGFIVNPVAPDAIRLAPPFILTTEQADSFVAALPQILTEAQQ from the coding sequence GTGAGCGAGTTGATCTCGGGCGTCACTCAGGCGCTCAGCCAGGACCAGTGGACCCAGCGTTACACCGGTGCGCTGCTGAACACTTTCGGACCGCCGCAACGGGTGCTGGTCCGCGGTGAGGGCTGCTACGTGTGGGACGCCGACGGCCAGCGCTACCTCGACCTGCTCGCCGGGATCGCGGTGAACAGCCTCGGCCATGCGCACCCCACACTGACCGGCGCCATCTCCGCCCAGCTCGGCACCCTCGGGCACATCTCCAACTTCTTCGCCTCCCCGGTGCAGATCACCCTTGCCGAACGCCTGACCGCACTGGCCACCATCGGTGCGCGGCCCGAGTCGGCCCGGGCGTTCCTCACCAACTCCGGCACCGAGGCGATGGAAGCCGCGTTCAAGCTGGCCCGCCGGCACGGCGGCACGGAGCGGCCCCGCATCCTGGCCCTCGACGGTGCCTTCCACGGCCGGTCCATGGGTGCCCTCGCGCTCACCGCCAAACCCGCCTACCGCGAGCCGTTCGAACCGCTGCCCGGCGGCGTGGAGCACCTGCCGTTCGGTGACCTGCGCGCGCTCGAGGAAGCCTTCGCCGCCCCCGGTCAGGTGGCCGCCCTGGTGCTGGAACCGATCCAGGGGGAGGCGGGGGTGCGGCCGCTGCCGGCCGGCTACCTGGCGGCCGCCCGTGAGCTCACCGACGCCCACGGCGCCCTGCTGATCCTGGACGAGGTGCAGACCGGGATGGGGCGCACCGGCACCTGGATGGCTCACCACCACCCGGAGATCGGCGGCGGCATCGTTCCGGATGCGATCGCTGTGGCCAAGGGCCTCGGCGGCGGGTTCCCGGTCGGGGCGCTGATCACGCTCACCGAGACCGCGACCGCACTGCTCCAGCCCGGTCAGCACGGCACCACCTTCGGCGGCAACCCGATGGCGGCCGCCGCGGCTCTGGCCACCATCCACGTGATCGAGCGGGACAACCTGCTCGAGGCGGTCCAGCGCACCGGTGAGCACCTGCGCACCACGCTCGCGGCCACCGGTCACCCGCTGGTCGCCGGGGTCCGCGGTGCCGGGCTGCTGATCGCGGTCGAGCTCTCCGCGCCGGTGGCCGCGGCGGCGGCCCAGGCGGCGCTGCGGGCCGGGTTCATCGTCAACCCGGTGGCCCCGGACGCGATCCGGCTCGCTCCACCCTTCATCCTCACCACCGAGCAGGCGGACAGCTTCGTCGCTGCCCTGCCGCAGATCCTCACGGAGGCCCAGCAGTGA
- the argB gene encoding acetylglutamate kinase → MNTPTIPDGLAPQQKAEVLVEALPWLESFAGAIVVIKFGGNAMVDANLERAFADDVRFFRYAGLKPVVVHGGGPQISAMLDRLGLVTEFRGGLRVTTPEVMDVVRMVLTGKVQRDLVSRLNERRPLAVGISGEDGGLFSARKRQAIVDGESVDVGLVGDVIGVNPRAVVDLLDAGRIPVISTIAPDVDQPGDVLNVNADTAAAALATALGAQKLVVLTDVEGLYAHWPDPSSLIRQIDAAHLAEILPGLASGMVPKMEACLRAVTGGVSQAHVIDGRQPHSLLLEIFTTEGVGTMVVPTDDGAATQVQTAPAAGPTQKES, encoded by the coding sequence ATGAACACTCCCACTATCCCCGACGGCCTCGCCCCGCAGCAGAAGGCTGAGGTCCTGGTCGAAGCCCTGCCTTGGCTGGAGTCCTTCGCCGGCGCCATCGTGGTGATCAAGTTCGGCGGCAACGCCATGGTCGATGCGAACCTCGAGCGCGCCTTCGCCGACGACGTCCGCTTCTTCCGCTACGCCGGACTCAAACCGGTGGTGGTGCACGGTGGCGGACCACAGATCTCCGCGATGCTCGACCGACTCGGCCTGGTCACCGAGTTCCGGGGCGGGCTCCGGGTGACCACCCCCGAGGTGATGGACGTGGTGCGGATGGTGCTCACCGGCAAGGTGCAGCGCGATCTGGTCAGCCGGCTGAACGAGCGCCGGCCACTCGCCGTGGGCATCTCCGGTGAGGATGGCGGCCTGTTTTCCGCCCGCAAACGGCAGGCGATCGTCGACGGCGAGAGCGTGGACGTCGGACTGGTCGGTGACGTGATCGGGGTCAACCCGCGTGCTGTGGTCGATCTGCTGGACGCCGGCCGGATCCCGGTGATCTCCACGATCGCCCCGGATGTGGACCAGCCCGGTGACGTGCTCAACGTCAACGCCGACACCGCCGCGGCCGCGCTGGCCACCGCCCTGGGCGCGCAGAAGCTGGTGGTGCTCACCGACGTCGAGGGTCTGTACGCCCACTGGCCGGACCCCAGCTCGCTGATCCGGCAGATCGACGCCGCCCACCTGGCCGAGATCCTGCCCGGCCTTGCCTCCGGCATGGTGCCGAAGATGGAAGCCTGCCTGCGCGCCGTCACCGGCGGAGTGTCCCAGGCGCACGTGATCGACGGCCGGCAGCCACACTCGCTGCTGCTGGAGATCTTCACCACCGAAGGGGTGGGCACGATGGTCGTGCCCACCGACGACGGCGCAGCCACCCAGGTGCAGACCGCACCTGCCGCTGGTCCCACCCAGAAGGAGTCGTAA
- the argJ gene encoding bifunctional glutamate N-acetyltransferase/amino-acid acetyltransferase ArgJ yields the protein MTGTAGVTAPRGFRAAGVTAGLKASGTPDLALVVNDGPDQVGAAVFTSNRVVGAPVTWSRQVVTDNIVRAVVLNSGGANVATGPAGFAHAHATAEKTANLLGASAADVVVCSTGLIGVPLAAHTLLAGLDGAVAGLSTDGGPAAATAIMTTDTVQKQVLVEGPGWSVGGMAKGAGMLAPALATMLVVLTTDAVVDAATADAALRAATATTFDRIDSDGCMSTSDTVLLMSSGASGVTPGADELAAAIQSACAQLARALIADAEGASHDIAVEVVGASDEAAAVAVGRAVTRSNLFKAAMFGNDPNWGRIIAQVGTVPETVAPFDPAELDVRINGLLICRAGGAHEDPTQLDLAADREVHVVIDLHAGEASATIWTNDLTHDYVHENSAYST from the coding sequence ATGACTGGCACCGCCGGCGTCACCGCCCCACGGGGCTTCCGGGCCGCCGGCGTCACCGCCGGACTGAAGGCCTCCGGCACCCCGGACCTGGCCCTGGTCGTCAACGACGGCCCGGACCAGGTCGGTGCCGCCGTGTTCACCAGCAACCGCGTGGTCGGTGCCCCGGTGACCTGGTCCCGCCAGGTGGTCACCGACAACATCGTCCGCGCCGTGGTGCTCAACTCCGGCGGTGCGAACGTGGCCACCGGACCGGCAGGTTTCGCGCACGCGCACGCCACCGCGGAGAAGACCGCGAACTTGCTCGGCGCTTCGGCCGCCGATGTGGTGGTCTGCTCCACCGGTCTGATCGGCGTCCCGCTGGCCGCGCACACCCTGCTCGCCGGGCTGGACGGCGCCGTCGCCGGACTGTCCACCGACGGCGGCCCAGCCGCTGCCACCGCGATCATGACCACCGACACGGTTCAGAAGCAGGTGCTCGTCGAGGGGCCGGGTTGGTCCGTGGGCGGGATGGCCAAGGGTGCCGGCATGCTCGCCCCCGCACTGGCCACGATGCTCGTGGTACTCACCACCGACGCCGTCGTGGACGCCGCCACCGCCGATGCGGCCCTGCGCGCCGCCACTGCCACCACCTTCGACCGGATCGACTCCGACGGCTGCATGTCCACCTCGGACACCGTGCTGCTGATGAGCTCCGGCGCCAGCGGCGTCACTCCCGGCGCCGACGAGCTCGCCGCCGCGATCCAGTCCGCCTGCGCCCAGCTCGCCCGAGCACTGATCGCCGACGCCGAGGGCGCCAGCCACGACATCGCCGTCGAGGTCGTCGGCGCCAGCGACGAGGCCGCCGCGGTCGCCGTCGGCCGCGCGGTCACCCGCTCGAACCTGTTCAAGGCCGCGATGTTCGGCAACGACCCGAACTGGGGCCGGATCATCGCCCAGGTCGGCACCGTCCCGGAAACGGTCGCCCCGTTCGACCCCGCAGAGTTGGACGTGCGCATCAACGGGCTGCTGATCTGCCGCGCCGGCGGCGCCCACGAGGACCCCACCCAGCTCGACCTGGCCGCCGACCGAGAGGTACACGTGGTCATCGACCTGCACGCCGGCGAGGCCAGCGCCACCATCTGGACCAACGACCTGACCCACGACTACGTGCACGAGAACAGTGCCTACTCCACGTGA